The genomic region AAAGTCAGCCACATCTTCCCTGACGCCGAGCCGCTCTACTGCCACCGCCAGGATCGCCGGACCTGCCCCCAGGTAGAAGTACGCCCGCCGCATCGGGTCTCCCTCGGGGAACCCGAGCGGGATTCGCCCCAGGAGGTGGAACCCGATGGCGGTGATGTCCATGTCCGTGGCGACCACGCTGAGGCCCGACGCGACTTGGGCGGGAATGTCTGCCTTGTAGCCGGAGATGTCCAACTCGATTCCGAGCGACCGAGTGACGTCCGACCAGAGACCGAACTTCCCCCCGAACACGACGGACTCATCCACGGTGACGCCGCTTGCACTCAGAGGCGGCGCCGTGTTGTCAGTAATCTTCGCGTCGAGCGGGAACGTGGACCCCAGGTAGGCCGCGACATACGGTTCCGCCCGGGCGACCGCCGGGATCCCCATCGC from Candidatus Methylomirabilis sp. harbors:
- a CDS encoding outer membrane beta-barrel protein, with amino-acid sequence MRHRGWRVGLVLFLVAMGIPAVARAEPYVAAYLGSTFPLDAKITDNTAPPLSASGVTVDESVVFGGKFGLWSDVTRSLGIELDISGYKADIPAQVASGLSVVATDMDITAIGFHLLGRIPLGFPEGDPMRRAYFYLGAGPAILAVAVERLGVREDVADFGLHALAGFKLFLSPNIAVFAEYKFTYSELTLDITGGTEDIELKINQVYGGIAYHFSF